The following coding sequences are from one Sporichthya brevicatena window:
- a CDS encoding nuclear transport factor 2 family protein yields the protein MSAVSQTYEEAKAARSRLIDQFRSAWEAADLDGLMALMTEDAVFRAAIGPEPGQTFQGAAEVERGFRFYLAKAPGGNSTTETAVDLISPDFAVTRWRTRTVGADGTVIETASCDIFEFEGPLIRFKDTYRKVNATP from the coding sequence ATGAGCGCTGTGTCGCAGACGTACGAAGAGGCGAAGGCTGCCCGCAGCCGACTGATCGACCAGTTCCGCAGCGCCTGGGAAGCCGCTGACCTCGACGGGCTGATGGCGCTCATGACGGAGGACGCCGTGTTCCGCGCAGCGATCGGGCCGGAGCCGGGCCAGACCTTCCAGGGGGCGGCCGAGGTCGAACGAGGGTTCCGCTTCTACCTGGCGAAGGCGCCGGGGGGAAACTCCACCACCGAGACGGCGGTGGACCTCATCTCCCCGGACTTCGCCGTGACGAGGTGGCGCACGCGAACCGTCGGCGCCGACGGAACCGTGATCGAGACGGCCTCGTGCGACATCTTCGAGTTCGAAGGGCCGCTGATCCGGTTCAAGGACACCTACCGCAAGGTGAACGCGACGCCCTGA
- a CDS encoding PfkB family carbohydrate kinase, whose translation MAEVSESGGRVVVVGAINTDIVINAPRLPGRGETVVGDSVQRFGGGKGANAAVAAARAGADVRLIGAVGKDADGAHALQDLTSDQVNVEAVSQLDGVATGAALIVVDADGDNQIAVGAGANGHVCAETVAGVLESLLPVAGCVLVSTEIHGPAAAAAVRRSVDAGVGCILNPAPVIPEILDLRGPHLILTPNRYEAIDFAARITGEAQSDVSEAAVARAGAALTAHTGGAVVITLGGDGVLVCRGAEQTKVPALPATVRDTTGAGDTFNGVLAARLAAGDDLRTAVVAAVTAASISVASAGARTGMPTWRQIQEVARDRAAELLSSGVNP comes from the coding sequence GTGGCAGAGGTCAGCGAGTCTGGCGGTCGGGTCGTCGTCGTGGGGGCGATCAACACCGACATCGTCATCAACGCGCCGCGACTACCGGGTCGTGGTGAGACGGTTGTCGGCGACTCGGTGCAGCGCTTCGGAGGGGGCAAGGGCGCCAACGCGGCGGTTGCTGCAGCGCGGGCCGGTGCTGACGTCCGGTTGATCGGTGCGGTCGGGAAGGACGCCGACGGGGCTCACGCGCTACAAGATCTGACGAGTGATCAGGTCAACGTTGAGGCGGTCAGCCAGTTGGACGGTGTCGCCACGGGTGCGGCGCTGATCGTCGTGGACGCCGACGGCGACAACCAGATCGCCGTGGGTGCCGGCGCCAACGGGCACGTCTGTGCCGAGACCGTGGCGGGTGTACTCGAATCCCTGTTGCCGGTCGCCGGTTGTGTGCTGGTCTCCACGGAGATCCACGGGCCGGCGGCGGCTGCTGCCGTTCGCCGGAGCGTCGACGCGGGGGTCGGCTGTATCCTCAACCCCGCCCCGGTCATCCCAGAGATTCTCGATCTCCGTGGTCCGCACCTGATTCTCACGCCCAACCGGTACGAAGCCATCGACTTCGCAGCCCGGATCACCGGCGAGGCGCAGTCCGATGTGTCCGAGGCCGCGGTCGCGCGGGCGGGTGCGGCGCTGACCGCGCACACCGGCGGCGCGGTCGTGATCACGTTGGGCGGCGACGGGGTTCTGGTGTGCCGCGGCGCGGAGCAGACGAAGGTGCCGGCGCTGCCCGCCACGGTCCGCGACACCACGGGTGCCGGCGACACGTTCAACGGCGTTCTGGCTGCGCGCCTGGCGGCGGGCGACGACCTCCGCACCGCCGTCGTCGCAGCTGTCACTGCTGCCTCGATCTCGGTCGCCTCGGCGGGGGCACGAACCGGGATGCCCACGTGGCGGCAGATCCAGGAGGTCGCCCGGGATCGGGCGGCCGAACTTCTTTCGAGCGGAGTGAATCCATGA